In Brassica rapa cultivar Chiifu-401-42 chromosome A06, CAAS_Brap_v3.01, whole genome shotgun sequence, a single window of DNA contains:
- the LOC103828042 gene encoding protein SLOW GREEN 1, chloroplastic, with protein sequence MSPVGVSALSSPAKFHRRREKAQTFTPTHFPNPNGFPSPWRKSRPFAPKLSQSLNFASPSPHLPLIRSSTSPSSKDFLQILARKAAIFLVGSFVFLGFCSSKPALALPTATASSQTELEDEAMFEKVLESEPENMEAMKAVLYKKMRRGKPEDAVKYVEKLMKLEPREVEWKLLEALCYETMGQLSKAKRLFKDILRDNPLLIRALHGLAMVMHKSHDSSVFDMLNEAMEVARQGNRVTEERNIQVLIGQMHIVKGQFEEALKIFQEMVKDNPRDFRPYLCQGIVYSLMDKKEEADQQFEIYWSLAPEEFPQKGFLDDVALAAQAKSRERLQNTFKAKFTHGK encoded by the exons ATGAGTCCCGTCGGAGTATCTGCCCTCTCTTCTCCGGCTAAATTTCACCGCCGCCGGGAAAAAGCACAGACTTTTACTCCGACCCACTTCCCTAATCCAAATGGGTTTCCATCTCCGTGGAGAAAGTCTCGACCTTTCGCTCCCAAACTCTCCCAATCCCTCAATTTCGCTTCCCCCTCTCCACATCTCCCTCTCATACGCTCCTCGACGTCTCCTTCTTCCAAGGACTTCCTTCAGATTCTAGCGAGAAAAGCAGCGATCTTTCTCGTCGGGTCGTTTGTTTTCCTAGGGTTCTGTTCTTCGAAGCCCGCTTTAGCGCTGCCCACTGCGACTGCGAGCTCTCAAACGGAGCTAGAGGACGAGGCAATGTTCGAGAAGGTTCTGGAGAGTGAGCCGGAGAATATGGAGGCGATGAAGGCTGTTTTGTATAAGAAGATGAGGAGAGGGAAACCTGAAGACGCCGTCAAGTACGTTGAGAAGCTGATGAAGTTAGAGCCTCGTGAAGTGGAGTGGAAGCTTCTTGAAGCGCTTTGCTATGAGACGATGGGGCAGTTGAGTAAAGCTAAGAGATTGTTTAAGGATATTCTCAGAGATAACCCTCTTCTGATAAGAGCTTTGCAC GGTCTAGCTATGGTAATGCACAAGTCTCATGACTCATCTGTCTTTGATATGCTGAATGAAGCTATGGAAGTTGCTCGGCAAGGAAACCGAGTGACCGAGGAGAGAAACATTCAAGTCTTGATCGGCCAAATGCATATTGTTAAG GGTCAATTTGAAGAAGCTCTAAAGATATTTCAAGAGATGGTGAAGGATAACCCTCGAGATTTTCGACCGTATCTTTGCCAG GGGATAGTGTATAGCTTGATGGATAAAAAGGAGGAAGCAGATCAACAGTTTGAGATCTATTGGAGTCTTGCACCTGAAGAATTCCCACAAAAGGGGTTTCTTGACGATGTTGCGTTGGCTGCTCAAGCCAAATCCCGAGAACGACTCCAAAACACTTTCAAAGCTAAGTTTACTCACGGGAAGTAA